Genomic window (Solanum stenotomum voucher PI 320364 plastid, complete genome):
AGGGTTGAAGGGAGATAGTGCATCAAGCTGTTCGCAAGGGCCAACTTGATCCTCTTCCCCAGAGATCTCAGATGAGGGAACCCTGGGAGAGCCGCCGACTCCAACTACCGTCCATGTACGATCCATACTAGATCTGACCAACTGCCCATCCTACCTCCTCTACGTTCTTGACAGCCCATCTTTGTCTCAGTAGAGTCTTTCAGTGGCACGTTTCGGTCCTCTTCCCCATTACTTAGAAAAAGTGAGCCACCGGTTCAGGTACAAGATACTATCATTACCGCCTGGACAATTAGACATCCAACCCGTAATCGCAACGACCCAATTGCAAGAGCGGAGCTCTACCAACTGAGCTATATCCCCCCGAGCCAAGTGGAGCATGCATGAAGTAGTCAGATGCTTCTTCTATTCTTTTCCCTGGCGCAGCTGGGCCATCCTGGACTTGAACCAGAGACCTCGCCCGTGAAGTAAATCATCGCACCTACGGTCCAACCAATTGGGAGAGAATCAATAGATTCCTTTTCGGGAGCGATTCATCCTTCCCGAACGCAGCATACAACTCTCCGTTGTACTGCGCTCTCCAAGTGTGCTTGTTCCCCCCTTCTTCCTTACCCTGGCAAGTCTTTGTGAAATAACTCCGATGAGAAGAAAAAAGAAGGCGTTAAGAGACCCTCCTGGCCCAACCCTAGACACTCTAAGATCCTTTTTCAAACCTGCTCCCATTTCGATTTCGAGTCAAGAAAAAAACGGCTCGAATGGTACGATCCCTCCGTCACCCCAGAATGAAAGGGGTGATCTCGTAGTTCTTGGTCTGTGAAGATGCGTTGTTAGGTGCTCCATTTTATTTTCCCATTGAGGCCGAACCTAAACCTGTGCTCGAGAGATAGCTGTCCATACACTGATAAGGGATGTATGGATTCTCGAGAAGAGAGGAGCCGTGGTGGTCCCCCCCGGACCGCCCGGATCCCACGAGTGAATCGAAAGTTGGATCTACATTGGATCTCACCCGAATCGCCCCATCTATCCTCCTGAGGAGGAGTTTGGTTTCAAACCCCGGTTCGAACAGGAGGAGTACGCCATGCTAATGTGCCTTGGATGATCCACATCTCAGGGTCAGGCGCCGATGAGCACATTGAACTATCCATGTGGCTGAGAGCCCTCACAGCCCAGGCACAACGACGCAATTATCAGGGGCGCGCTCTACCACTGAGCTAATAGCCCGTCGTGCGAGCCTCCCACTGGGGGCCCGCTATGCCAAAAGCGAGAGAAACCCCATCCCTCTCTTTCCTTTTTTCGCCCCCATGTCGCCACACGGGGGAACATAGGGACGTAAAAAAGGGGATCCTATCAACTTGTTCCGACCTAGGATAATAAGCTCATGAGCTTGGTCTTACTTCACCGTCGAGAAAGGAAAGAAGACTTCCATCTCCAAGTTTAACTCAGACGTAGCTCCCTTCTTTTTTTTGGGGGTGTGAAGCAGTGTCAAACCAAAATACCCAACAAGCATTAGCTCTCCCTGAAAAGGAGGTGATCCAGCCGCACCTTCCAGTACGGCTACCTTGTTACGACTTCACTCCAGTCACTAGCCCTGCCTTCGGCATCCCCCTCCTTGCGGTTAAGGTAACGACTTCGGGCATGGCCAGCTCCCATAGTGTGACGGGCGGTGTGTACAAGGCCCGGGAACGAATTCACCGCCGTATGGCTGACCGGCGATTACTAGCGATTCCGGCTTCATGCAGGCGAGTTGCAGCCTGCAATCCGAACTGAGGACGGGTTTTTGGGGTTAGCTCACCCTCGCGGGATCGCGACCCTTTGTCCCGGCCATTGTAGCACGTGTGTCGCCCAGGGCATAAGGGGCATGATGACTTGACGTCATCCTCACCTTCCTCCGGCTTATCACCGGCAGTCTGTTCAGGGTTCCAAACTCAACGATGGCAACTAAACACGAGGGTTGCGCTCGTTGCGGGACTTAACCCAACACCTTACGGCACGAGCTGACGACAGCCATGCACCACCTGTGTCCGCGTTCCCGAAGGCACCCCTCTCTTTCAAGAGGATTCGCGGCATGTCAAGCCCTGGTAAGGTTCTTCGCTTTGCATCGAATTAAACCACATGCTCCACCGCTTGTGCGGGCCCCCGTCAATTCCTTTGAGTTTCATTCTTGCGAACGTACTCCCCAGGCGGGATACTTAACGCGTTAGCTACAGCACTGCACGGGTCGATACGCACAGCGCCTAGTATCCATCGTTTACGGCTAGGACTACTGGGGTATCTAATCCCATTCGCTCCCCTAGCTTTCGTCTCTCAGTGTCAGTGTCGGCCCAGCAGAGTGCTTTCGCCGTTGGTGTTCTTTCCGATCTCTACGCATTTCACCGCTCCACCGGAAATTCCCTCTGCCCCTACCGTACTCCAGCTTGGTAGTTTCCACCGCCTGTCCAGGGTTGAGCCCTGGGATTTGACGGCGGACTTAAAAAGCCACCTACAGACGCTTTACGCCCAATCATTCCGGATAACGCTTGCATCCTCTGTATTACCGCGGCTGCTGGCACAGAGTTAGCCGATGCTTATTCCCCAGATACCGTCATTGCTTCTTCTCCGGGAAAAGAAGTTCACGACCCGTGGGCCTTCTACCTCCACGCGGCATTGCTCCGTCAGGCTTTCGCCCATTGCGGAAAATTCCCCACTGCTGCCTCCCGTAGGAGTCTGGGCCGTGTCTCAGTCCCAGTGTGGCTGATCATCCTCTCGGACCAGCTACTGATCATCGCCTTGGTAAGCTATTGCCTCACCAACTAGCTAATCAGACGCGAGCCCCTCCTCGGGCGGATTCCTCCTTTTGCTCCTCAGCCTACGGGGTATTAGCAGCCGTTTCCAGCTGTTGTTCCCCTCCCAAGGGCAGGTTCTTACGCGTTACTCACCCGTCCGCCACTGGAAACACCGTTTCCCGTGTTTCCCGTCCGACTTGCATGTGTTAAGCATGCCGCCAGCGTTCATCCTGAGCCAGGATCGAACTCTCCATGAGATTCATAGTTGCATTACTTATAGCTTCCTTGTTCGTAGACAAAGCGGATTCGGAATTGTCTTTCATTCCAAGGCATAACTTGTATCCATGCGCTTCATATTCGCCCGGAGTTCGCTCCCAGAAATATAGTCATCCCTGCCCCCTCACGTCAATCCCACGAGCCTCTTATCCATTCTCATTGAACGACGGCGGGGGAGCAAATCCAACTAGAAAAACTCACATTGGGCTTAGGGATAATCAGGCTCGAACTGATGACTTCCACCACGTCAAGGTGACACTCTACCGCTGAGTTATATCCCTTCCCCGCCCCATCGAGAAATAGAACTGACTAATCCTAAGTCAAAGGGTCGAGAAACTCAACGCCACTATTCTTGAACAACTTGGAGCCGGGCCTTCTTTTCGCACTATTACGGATATGAAAATAATGGTCAAAATCGGATTCAATTGTCAACTGCCCCTATCGGAAATAGGATTGACTACCGATTCCGAAGGAACTGGAGTTACATCTCTTTTCCATTCAAGAGTTCTTATGCGTTTCCACGCCCCTTTGAGACCCCGAAAAATGGACAAATTCCTTTTCTTAGGAACACATACAAGATTCGTCACTACAAAAAGGATAATGGGAACCCTACCATTAACTACTTCATTTATGAATTTCATAGTAATAGAAATACATGTCCTACCGAGACAGAATTTGGAACTTGCTATCCTCTTGCCTAGCAGGCAAAGATTTACCTCCGTGGAAAGGATGATTCATTCGGATCGACATGAGAGTCCAACTACATTGCCAGAATCCATGTTGTATATTTGAAAGAGGTTGACCTCCTTGCTTCTCTCATGGTACACTCCTCTTCCCGCCGAGCCCCTTTTCTCCTCGGTCCACAGAGACAAAATGTAGGACTGGTGCCAACAGTTCATCACGGAAGAAAGGACTCACTAAGTCGGGATCACTAACTAATACTAATCTAATATAATAGTCTAATATATCTAATATAATAGAAAATACTAATATAATAGAAAAGAACTGTCTTTTCTGTATACTTTCCCCGGTTCCGTTGCTACCGCGGGCTTTACGCAATCGATCGGATTAGATAGATATCCCTTCAACATAGGTCATCGAAAGGATCTCGGAGACCCACCAAAGTACGAAAGCCAGGATCTTTCAGAAAACGGATTCCTATTCAAAGAGTGCATAACCGCATGGATAAGCTCACACTAACCCGTCAATTTGGGATCCAAATTAGAGATTTTCCTTGGGAGGTATCGGGAAGGATTTGGAATGGAATAATATCGATTCATACAGAAGAAAAGGTTCTCTATTGATTCAAACACTGTACCTATGGGATAGGGATCGAGGAAGGGGAAAAACCGAAGATTTCACATGGTACTTTTATCAATCTGATTTATTTCGTACCTTTCGTTCAATGAGAAAATGGGTCAAATTCTACAGGATCAAACCTATGGGACTTAAGGAATGATATAAAAAAAAGAGAGGGAAAATATTCATATTAAATAAATATGAAGTAGAAGAACCCAGATTCCAAATGAACAAATTCAAACTTGAAAAGGATCTTCCTTATTCTTGAAGAATGAGGGGCAAAGGGATTGATCAAGAAAGATCTTTTGTTCTTCTTATATATAAGATCGTGATTGGATCCGCATATGTTTGGTAAAGAGAATAATCTTATCCTTTGAGAATAATCAAAAATGGACAGTGTTCAATTGGAACATGAAAACGTGACTAAATTGGTCCTAGTTACTCTTCGGGGCGGAGTGGAAGAAGGGGGGGATTCTCGAACGCGGAAAAGGATCCAATGAATTCGAAAGAATTGAACGAGGAGCCGTATGAGGTGAAAATCTCATGTACGGTTCTGTAGAGTGGCAGTAAGGGTGACTTATCTGTCAACTTTTCCACTATCACCCCAAAAAAACCAAACTCTGCCTTACGTAAAGTTGCCAGAGTACGATTAACCTCTGGATTTGAAATCACTGCTTATATACCCGGTATTGGCCATAATTCACAAGAACATTCTGTAGTCTTAGTAAGAGGGGGAAGGGTTAAGGATTTACCCGGTGTGAGATATCACATTGTTCGAGGAACCCTAGATGCTGTCGGAGTAAAGGATCGTCAACAAGGGCGTTCTAGTGCGTTGTAGATTCTTATCCAAGACTTGTATCATTTGATGATGCCATGTGAAT
Coding sequences:
- the rps12 gene encoding ribosomal protein S12 produces the protein MPTIKQLIRNTRQPIRNVTKSPALRGCPQRRGTCTRVYTITPKKPNSALRKVARVRLTSGFEITAYIPGIGHNSQEHSVVLVRGGRVKDLPGVRYHIVRGTLDAVGVKDRQQGRSKYGVKKPK